A section of the Oncorhynchus gorbuscha isolate QuinsamMale2020 ecotype Even-year linkage group LG06, OgorEven_v1.0, whole genome shotgun sequence genome encodes:
- the LOC124037703 gene encoding MPN domain-containing protein-like, with translation MAKSTWIHAHQTFHSKIMAVNMELVHFCCYNSLHSSGKAFHQILEHCCVDLLLFSHMIISEVRAWRLGLARCRLSNSSQRCSMGLRQGSVQASQVLSHRSRQTTSVWTSLHNVASTSLKLHPSLPPSGKKFLGDLFNDGKICWVETGQTFNSPSAWATHCKRLVNPAKKSGCGWASVRYRGQKRVQYKTSWLHKYQPSADMSLVSEVEDDAMGDEEEGKTALPTGDKSRKNKPELHDISLVPRGGDREIIPIRYSTLGTRIARGPHTLVGLSAFSAIKRFQPFNVLYAAT, from the exons ATGGCCAAAAGTACGTGGATACATGCTCATCAAACTTTTCATTCGAAAATCATGGccgttaatatggagttggtccacttttgctgctataacagcctccactcttctgggaaagctttccaccaaatattggaacattgctgtgtggacttgcttctattcagccacatgatcattagtgaggtcagggccTGGCGTTTAGGCCTGGCTCGCTgtcggctttccaattcatcccaaaggtgttcgatggggttgaggcagggctctgtgcaggccagtcaagttctttcacaccgatctcgacaaaccacttctgtatggacctcactacATAATGTCGCCAGCACCAGCCTAAAGTtgcatccttccctccctccctcgggtAAAAAGTTTTTAGGTGACCTGTTTAACGATGGGAAGATCTGCTGGGTGGAGACGGGGCAGACCTTCAACTCTCCCAGTGCCTGGGCCACACACTGCAAACGCCTGGTCAACCCTGCTAAGAAGTCGGGCTGTGGGTGGGCCTCAGTGCGCTACAGGGGCCAGAAACGAGTGCAGTACAAGACCAGCTGGCTGCACAAGTACCAGCCCAGCGCAGACATG AGCTTAGTGAGCGAGGTAGAAGATGACGCgatgggagatgaggaagagggaAAGACGGCATTGCCAACAGGTGACAAGAGCAGGAAGAACAAACCTGAGCTGCATG ATATCAGCCTTGTGcccaggggaggagacagagagatcatCCCCATCAGATACAGCACTCTGGGTACCAGGATTGCAAG GGGTCCACACACGTTGGTGGGATTATCAGCTTTCTCAGCCATCAAGAGATTCCAGCCTTTCAATGTGCTGTATGCAGCAACGTGA